Proteins encoded in a region of the Hippopotamus amphibius kiboko isolate mHipAmp2 chromosome 11, mHipAmp2.hap2, whole genome shotgun sequence genome:
- the LOC130831418 gene encoding HLA class II histocompatibility antigen, DM alpha chain isoform X2, whose translation MAHELSQGTAPLCLLPLLWLLPQCWTAPEAPTPWWRDELQNHTFLHTMYCQNGTPHVGLSETYDEDQLFSFDFSQDIRVPRLPEFAGWAHNPGDTSNIFFDKTFCRTMIEEIGPKFEGQIPVSRGFPIVEVFTLKPLEFGKPNTLVCFISNLFPPTLAVSWQHHSAPVEGARPTFVSALDGLTFQAFSYLNFTPAPSDLFSCIVTHEIDNHTAIAYWD comes from the exons ATGGCTCATGAGCTGAGCCAGGGAACTGCGCCGCTATGCCTGCTACCCCTTCTGTGGCTGCTGCCCCAGTGCTGGACCGCCCCTGAAG CTCCTACTCCTTGGTGGAGGGATGAGCTGCAAAACCACACATTCCTGCACACCATGTACTGTCAGAACGGGACTCCCCACGTGGGGCTCTCCGAGACCTACGACGAGGACCAGCTTTTCTCCTTCGACTTTTCCCAGGATATCCGAGTGCCTCGCCTGCCTGAATTTGCCGGCTGGGCTCACAATCCTGGAGATACTTCCAACATTTTCTTTGACAAAACATTCTGCCGGACGATGATCGAGGAAATTGGCCCAAAATTTGAAGGGCAAATCCCAGTGTCTAGAG GGTTCCCCATCGTTGAGGTGTTCACCCTAAAGCCCCTGGAGTTTGGCAAGCCCAACACACTGGTCTGTTTCATCAGTAATCTCTTCCCACCCACACTGGCCGTGAGCTGGCAGCATCATTCAGCCCCAGTGGAAGGAGCCCGGCCCACTTTTGTCTCAGCTCTTGATGGACTCACCTTCCAGGCATTTTCTTACTTAAACTTCACGCCAGCACCCTCTGATCTTTTCTCCTGCATCGTGACTCATGAGATCGACAACCACACAGCAATCGCCTATTGGG acTGA
- the LOC130831418 gene encoding HLA class II histocompatibility antigen, DM alpha chain isoform X1, with product MAHELSQGTAPLCLLPLLWLLPQCWTAPEAPTPWWRDELQNHTFLHTMYCQNGTPHVGLSETYDEDQLFSFDFSQDIRVPRLPEFAGWAHNPGDTSNIFFDKTFCRTMIEEIGPKFEGQIPVSRGFPIVEVFTLKPLEFGKPNTLVCFISNLFPPTLAVSWQHHSAPVEGARPTFVSALDGLTFQAFSYLNFTPAPSDLFSCIVTHEIDNHTAIAYWVPQNALPSDLLENVLCGIAFGLGVLGIIVGLVLIIYFRKLCSAD from the exons ATGGCTCATGAGCTGAGCCAGGGAACTGCGCCGCTATGCCTGCTACCCCTTCTGTGGCTGCTGCCCCAGTGCTGGACCGCCCCTGAAG CTCCTACTCCTTGGTGGAGGGATGAGCTGCAAAACCACACATTCCTGCACACCATGTACTGTCAGAACGGGACTCCCCACGTGGGGCTCTCCGAGACCTACGACGAGGACCAGCTTTTCTCCTTCGACTTTTCCCAGGATATCCGAGTGCCTCGCCTGCCTGAATTTGCCGGCTGGGCTCACAATCCTGGAGATACTTCCAACATTTTCTTTGACAAAACATTCTGCCGGACGATGATCGAGGAAATTGGCCCAAAATTTGAAGGGCAAATCCCAGTGTCTAGAG GGTTCCCCATCGTTGAGGTGTTCACCCTAAAGCCCCTGGAGTTTGGCAAGCCCAACACACTGGTCTGTTTCATCAGTAATCTCTTCCCACCCACACTGGCCGTGAGCTGGCAGCATCATTCAGCCCCAGTGGAAGGAGCCCGGCCCACTTTTGTCTCAGCTCTTGATGGACTCACCTTCCAGGCATTTTCTTACTTAAACTTCACGCCAGCACCCTCTGATCTTTTCTCCTGCATCGTGACTCATGAGATCGACAACCACACAGCAATCGCCTATTGGG TGCCCCAGAATGCGCTGCCCTCTGATCTTCTGGAGAACGTGCTGTGTGGTATAGCCTTTGGCCTGGGTGTGCTGGGCATCATTGTTGGCTTGGTCCTCATCATCTACTTCCGAAAGCTTTGCTCAGCTG acTGA